The following is a genomic window from Candidatus Hydrogenedentota bacterium.
GTTGAACCCGGCCTCGGGCAGGAAGAGGCGGGTGGCGAGAATCGTCTGGACGAGTTCGGCGTCGCCGAGGGGGTGGGCGATCTGGAACCGGGGCGGGGTGTGGCGGAGCCGGGGGAAGGACACGCCGACGGCGCTGGTCCAGCACGCCTTTTGGAGGTGGCGGGCGTGGAGGGCGGTCCAGAAGGCCTCGGCGGGCCATTCGCCCAGGCCGAGGAGGGCGCCGACGGTGATGCGGCGCGCGCCCGCGCGTCCGGCGCG
Proteins encoded in this region:
- a CDS encoding 2-iminoacetate synthase ThiH → RAGRAGARRITVGALLGLGEWPAEAFWTALHARHLQKACWTSAVGVSFPRLRHTPPRFQIAHPLGDAELVQTILATRLFLPEAGFNLSTREPAELRDRLIPLGITAMSAGSSTRPGGYAAADTGVLEQFAVEDTRTPAEVVEVIRRAGYDPVWKDFDAAFLG